A single Pyxicephalus adspersus chromosome 8, UCB_Pads_2.0, whole genome shotgun sequence DNA region contains:
- the EFCAB14 gene encoding EF-hand calcium-binding domain-containing protein 14, with product MSDSRGSGWRKAMGSGALSAGPPAPSTPHKKMKKRKELNALIGLAGDGKKKGGGGHHPLLRDTDTDTDTEDYGTVTDRHGRCGRVGITQCCKVCSPVCAFIILAACVMASIGLVWMQIALKENLDLLREQMRAMESSQRNSVLEIPKIKEDLMGKQKRLDDVVSGEMGLHKLWANITDMNKQISQLSNAVSQLKANLKSASDLINLPKKMEDLQKSVATLGSTLTSVHHDVEALQNASEEQKKLVEMLQKDVAGVTSVLSPSQSPGTHSVVQVESFLEELNSTIVYHQQMNDLRFHNIDVTVSNISQRVSILESNLLFLNQNEKKGIVSGSNPKKEDMPVSEIREQLQLIHALTKTPDDDKITSTTKTDSEATVIAQGSLPKKYPRSLKRQRQQTSLPPNGTIRMNELEEVFRKSSQGIGGKLTFQELKNEFGVRLPELHLLKEYDVNEDGLFSFTELGAMVIL from the exons ATGAGTGACAGCCGGGGATCCGGCTGGCGGAAGGCGATGGGCTCCGGTGCTCTGTCCGCCGGTCCCCCGGCTCCTTCAACTCCTCACAAGAAAATGAAGAAGAGGAAGGAGCTTAACGCTCTAATTGGTCTGGCCGGAGACGGGAAgaagaaggggggagggggacacCACCCTCTGCTGCGCGACAccgatacagacactgacaccgAGGACTATGGCACTGTCACTGACAGACATGGCCGCTGCGGGAG AGTTGGAATAACGCAGTGCTGCAAGGTCTGCTCACCGGTGTGCGCTTTCATCATTCTGGCGGCCTGTGTCATGGCGAGTATTGGTCTTGTGTGGATGCAGATTGCTCTAAAAGAAAACCTGGACCTCCTCAGAGAGCAAATGAGAGCCA TGGAGTCCAGTCAGCGGAATTCAGTCTTGGAGATCCCAAAAATAAAAGAGGATCTTATGGGGAAGCAGAAACGGCTGGATGATGTTGTGAGTGGCGAGATGGGCCTCCATAAACTCTGGGCCAACATCACTGATATGAACAAGCAG ATCTCCCAGCTCAGCAATGCAGTCAGCCAGCTTAAAGCCAATCTCAAGTCTGCCTCTGATTTAATTAATTTGCCGAAGAAGATGGAGGATCTTCAGAAG AGTGTAGCCACACTAGGGAGTACTCTGACCAGCGTACACCATGATGTGGAGGCTCTGCAAAATGCATCTGAGGAGCAGAAAAAGCTGGTGGAGATGTTACAGAAAGATGTA GCTGGAGTCACTTCAGTGCTGTCCCCATCACAATCTCCTGGAACACACAGCGTTGTACAG GTTGAGAGCTTCCTGGAAGAATTGAATTCCACCATTGTATATCATCAGCAAATGAATGACCTGCGCTTTCATAACATTGATGTCACAGTCTCCAACATAAGCCAAAGAGTCTCCATTCTAGAGTCTAACCTATTATTTCTGAATCAGAATGAGAAGAAAGGAATTGTCTCCGGATCA AATCCTAAAAAGGAAGATATGCCTGTTTCTGAGATTCGTGAGCAGCTGCAGCTCATTCACGCATTGACAAAGACACCAGATGACGATAAAATAACCAGCACTACAAAAACTG aCAGCGAAGCTACAGTAATAGCACAAGGCTCTCTTCCAAAAAAGTATCCAAGGTCCCTAAAGAGGCAAAGACAGCAGACATCATTACCGCCAAATGGAACAATTAGGATGAATG AGCTAGAGGAAGTGTTCAGGAAGTCTTCTCAGGGCATTGGCGGAAAACTGACATTTCAGGAATTAAAGAATGAATTTGGTGTTCGTCTGCCAGAGCTCCATCTGCTAAAGGAATATGATGTAAATGAAGATGGTCTTTTCTCCTTTACAGAACTCGGTGCAATGGTTATATTGTAG